One window of the Cryptomeria japonica chromosome 7, Sugi_1.0, whole genome shotgun sequence genome contains the following:
- the LOC131065690 gene encoding uncharacterized protein LOC131065690 has protein sequence MASTSGISTPLLVEITERARPIFKKYSFKSVEDDLNGAFSSVSYGVLHNEDIRAYIHCNIKELGNADMLSLYTKHMMDEMGNLKLEFKSLQDKILKEDKKYDLCGALLSELMRNVKKIKQDKKHVFKFGSLIVCLAFYFLNEIPSIEKVQWDYDEPVAVQIKEGLQGLGDVVAQKSALWGYFKSFQAMSQSRERIPKDIVEKYEDTICYMMDKDQCHMEKEERFGTYKEKDLDLHKKFTEPERKSKVKKEIEELAEKTGITKEVVQSAREENIMKEEDMVKTKKKKLVSTPHRVVKKPQFGVAQPSKKSRIKVEPFGRDRSCRKPKSELDEALKSSKVKVEVDRLLKLAKDKFRSKKRVNKIMLKKIDEVVNETKAILKQFLKEHKYDEDQPEKSIHAEQINEQTIVEDDTDTAKVNDFGEVKQDPPVIKIDFVKVAEEIGKVDDGKVEVDAEKDKDVVKDARVEMLATLTQAKVTEELLKYHYEDKESIPLVANVLEKFFPSFKCDSTDTPSDEIINANQNSFLTLENKAGATKTRLEGVENTLKKIGEKSHKILKATSTCMKGLISKLENDHRDKASIGIIDMKEDTPDDKETGLGRRTRVSTRKLQSQSKEIEDIKQVADNIEQLELEAVEMLQNLT, from the exons ATGGCATCAACATCTGGTATATCAACTCCATTATTAGTAGAAATCACTGAAAGGGCAAGGCCAATATTCAAGAAATATTCATTCAAATCGGTTGAAGATGATTTGAATGGAGCATTTTCTTCTGTGTCGTATGGGGTATTGCataatgaggatattagggcatatattcattgtaATATCAAAGAGCTTGGGAATGCTGATATGCTATCACTATACACTAAGCACATGATGGATGAGATGGGGAATCTGAAGCTTGAATTCAAATCATTGCAAGACAAG ATACTCAAGGAGGACAAGAAATATGATTTGTGTGGAGCACTTCTCAGTGAGCTAATGAGAAACGtgaagaagatcaagcaagataagaagcatgttttCAAGTTTGGTTCTTTGATTGTTTGTTTGGCATTTTACTTTTTGAATGAAATCCCTAGTATAGAAAAAGTACAGTGGGATTATGATGAACCAGTGGCAGTTCAAATTAAAgaaggtttgcaaggattgggtgaTGTAGTAGCACAAAAATCTgctttgtggggttatttcaaatcatttcaggcTATGAGTCAAAGCAGAGAGAGGATTCCAAAGgacattgttgaaaaatatgaagatactATATGCTATATGATGGATAAAGACCAATGCCACATGGAG AAAGAAGAGAGGTTTGGTACTTACAAAGAGAAAGATCTAGACCTGCATAAGAAATTCACTGAGCCCGAAAGGAAGAGCAAGGTCAAAAAAGAAATTGAAGAGCTTGCAGAGAAAACGGGAATAACAAAGGAGGTTGTTCAAAGTGCTAGGGAGGAGAATATTAtgaaggaggaggacatggtaaaGACTAAGAAGAAAAAACTAGTCTCCACTCCTCATAG GGTGGTGAAGAAGCCTCAATTCGGTGTAGCCCAACCGAGCAAGAAGTCAAGAATTAAAGTTGAGCCATTCGGTAGAGACAGATCCTGTAGAAAGCCAAAGTCTGAGCTTGATGAAGCTCTAAAATCTAGTAAGGTAAAAG TTGAAGTTGATAGATTGCTTAAGCTTGCAAAGGATAAATTCAGAAGCAAAAAGAGAGttaataagattatgctcaagaaaatAGATGAAGTTGTCAATGAGACCAaagcaattttgaaacaatttttgaaAGAGCACAAATATGAT GAAGATCAACCTGAGAAATCCATTCATGCAGAGCAGATAAATGAACAAACTATAGTTGAAGATGATACTGATACTGCTAAGGTTAATGACTTTGGTGAAGTCAAACAAGATCCTCCAGTGATAAAGATTGACTTTGTAAAGGTAGCTGAGGAGATTGGAAAAGTTGATGATGGAAAGGTAGAGGTTGATGCTGAGAAGGATAAAGATGTTGTGAAAGATGCACGTGTAGagatg CTTGCAACTCTCACACAAGCTAAGGTGACTGAGGAGTTACTCAAGTATCATTATGAAGATAAAGAGTCAATCCCCTTGGTAGCTAATGTGTTAGAGAAATTTTTTCCATCTTTTAAGTGTGATTCAACTGATACTCCCTCCG ATGAGATCATCAATGCTAATCAAAATAGCTTTCTTACATTGGAGAACAAAGCAGGGGCTACTAAAACAAGACTCGAAGGAGTTGAGAACACTCTCAaaaagattggtgagaaaagtcataagatccttaaggCCACCTCAACTTGTATGAAGGGTCTTATCAGTAAGCTGGAGAATGACCATAGGGATAAGGCTTCTATAGGCATCATTGATATGAAGGAAGATACCCCTGATGACAAGGAGACTGGGCTTGGTAGAAGAACACGTGTGAGCACAAGAAAGTTGCAAAGCCAAAGCAaggaaattgaggatatcaagcAGGTGGCTGATAATATAGAACAACTGGAGCTGGAAGCCGTTGAGATGCTTCAGAACTTAACCTAA